From a region of the Chroicocephalus ridibundus chromosome 8, bChrRid1.1, whole genome shotgun sequence genome:
- the SLC35A3 gene encoding UDP-N-acetylglucosamine transporter isoform X2, whose amino-acid sequence MIANEDKTVVQEDIVEEKSEEMSTNLKYLSLGILVFQTTSLVLTMRYSRTLKEEGPRYLSSTAVVIAELLKILACVLLVYKDSKCNLRTLNRVLHDEILNKPMETLKLAIPSGIYTLQNNLLYVALSNLDAATYQVTYQLKILTTALFSVSMLSKKLGVYQWLSLVILMTGVAFVQWPSDSQATAAKEHSAGSQFVGLIAVLIACFSSGFAGVYFEKILKETKQSVWIRNIQLGFFGSIFGLMGVYIYDGEQLSKNGFFQGYNKLTWIVVVLQALGGLVIAAVIKYADNILKGFATSLSIILSTLISYFWLQDFVPTSVFFFGAVLVIAATFLYGYDPKPAGNPIKA is encoded by the exons ATGATTGCTAATGAAGATAAGACTGTAGTTCAAGAAGATATTGTG gaagaaaaaagtgaagaaatgtCTACCAATTTAAAATACCTTTCCTTGGGCATCCTGGTTTTTCAGACCACAAGTTTAGTCTTGACCATGCGTTATTCTCGAACACTCAAAGAAGAAGGACCTCGTTACTTATCCTCTACTGCAGTAGTTATTGCTGAACTTCTGAAGATTTTGGCCTGTGTTCTGTTGGTCTACAAAGACAGCA AGTGCAATTTGCGGACTCTGAACAGAGTGCTACATGATGAAATCCTTAATAAACCCATGGAAACTCTTAAACTTGCTATTCCTTCAGGAATTTATACACTTCAGAATAACTTGCTGTATGTAGCATTGTCAAACCTAGATGCAGCCACATACCAG GTTACATATCAACTGAAAATTCTTACCACAGCATTGTTTTCTGTGTCCATGTTGAGCAAGAAATTGGGTGTATACCAGTGGCTTTCGTTAGTAATATTGATGACAGGAGTGGCATTTGTGCAG TGGCCTTCAGACTCTCAAGCAACAGCTGCTAAGGAACATTCAGCAGGATCTCAATTTGTAGGCCTGATCGCAGTTCTTATAGCATGCTTTTCTAGTGGATTTGCTGGGgtttattttgagaaaattttaaaggaaactaaGCAATCTGTGTGGATCAGAAACATTCAGCTTG GATTTTTTGGTAGCATATTTGGACTGATGGGTGTATACATTTATGATGGAGAACAACTGTCAAAGAATGGATTTTTTCAAGGATACAATAAACTTACCTGGATAGTTGTTGTTCTACAG GCACTTGGAGGGCTGGTGATTGCTGCTGTTATAAAATACGCGGACAACATTTTAAAGGGATTTGCAACCTCTCTCTCTATTATACTGTCAACGCTGATCTCCTATTTCTGGCTGCAAGATTTTGTCCCTACAAG TGTCTTTTTCTTCGGAGCGGTCCTTGTAATAGCAGCTACTTTCCTATACGGTTATGATCCCAAACCCGCAGGAAATCCCATTAAGGCATAG
- the SLC35A3 gene encoding UDP-N-acetylglucosamine transporter isoform X1 → MYSARRMHNKLKNKRKSKEEKSEEMSTNLKYLSLGILVFQTTSLVLTMRYSRTLKEEGPRYLSSTAVVIAELLKILACVLLVYKDSKCNLRTLNRVLHDEILNKPMETLKLAIPSGIYTLQNNLLYVALSNLDAATYQVTYQLKILTTALFSVSMLSKKLGVYQWLSLVILMTGVAFVQWPSDSQATAAKEHSAGSQFVGLIAVLIACFSSGFAGVYFEKILKETKQSVWIRNIQLGFFGSIFGLMGVYIYDGEQLSKNGFFQGYNKLTWIVVVLQALGGLVIAAVIKYADNILKGFATSLSIILSTLISYFWLQDFVPTSVFFFGAVLVIAATFLYGYDPKPAGNPIKA, encoded by the exons gaagaaaaaagtgaagaaatgtCTACCAATTTAAAATACCTTTCCTTGGGCATCCTGGTTTTTCAGACCACAAGTTTAGTCTTGACCATGCGTTATTCTCGAACACTCAAAGAAGAAGGACCTCGTTACTTATCCTCTACTGCAGTAGTTATTGCTGAACTTCTGAAGATTTTGGCCTGTGTTCTGTTGGTCTACAAAGACAGCA AGTGCAATTTGCGGACTCTGAACAGAGTGCTACATGATGAAATCCTTAATAAACCCATGGAAACTCTTAAACTTGCTATTCCTTCAGGAATTTATACACTTCAGAATAACTTGCTGTATGTAGCATTGTCAAACCTAGATGCAGCCACATACCAG GTTACATATCAACTGAAAATTCTTACCACAGCATTGTTTTCTGTGTCCATGTTGAGCAAGAAATTGGGTGTATACCAGTGGCTTTCGTTAGTAATATTGATGACAGGAGTGGCATTTGTGCAG TGGCCTTCAGACTCTCAAGCAACAGCTGCTAAGGAACATTCAGCAGGATCTCAATTTGTAGGCCTGATCGCAGTTCTTATAGCATGCTTTTCTAGTGGATTTGCTGGGgtttattttgagaaaattttaaaggaaactaaGCAATCTGTGTGGATCAGAAACATTCAGCTTG GATTTTTTGGTAGCATATTTGGACTGATGGGTGTATACATTTATGATGGAGAACAACTGTCAAAGAATGGATTTTTTCAAGGATACAATAAACTTACCTGGATAGTTGTTGTTCTACAG GCACTTGGAGGGCTGGTGATTGCTGCTGTTATAAAATACGCGGACAACATTTTAAAGGGATTTGCAACCTCTCTCTCTATTATACTGTCAACGCTGATCTCCTATTTCTGGCTGCAAGATTTTGTCCCTACAAG TGTCTTTTTCTTCGGAGCGGTCCTTGTAATAGCAGCTACTTTCCTATACGGTTATGATCCCAAACCCGCAGGAAATCCCATTAAGGCATAG
- the SLC35A3 gene encoding UDP-N-acetylglucosamine transporter isoform X3, whose protein sequence is MSTNLKYLSLGILVFQTTSLVLTMRYSRTLKEEGPRYLSSTAVVIAELLKILACVLLVYKDSKCNLRTLNRVLHDEILNKPMETLKLAIPSGIYTLQNNLLYVALSNLDAATYQVTYQLKILTTALFSVSMLSKKLGVYQWLSLVILMTGVAFVQWPSDSQATAAKEHSAGSQFVGLIAVLIACFSSGFAGVYFEKILKETKQSVWIRNIQLGFFGSIFGLMGVYIYDGEQLSKNGFFQGYNKLTWIVVVLQALGGLVIAAVIKYADNILKGFATSLSIILSTLISYFWLQDFVPTSVFFFGAVLVIAATFLYGYDPKPAGNPIKA, encoded by the exons atgtCTACCAATTTAAAATACCTTTCCTTGGGCATCCTGGTTTTTCAGACCACAAGTTTAGTCTTGACCATGCGTTATTCTCGAACACTCAAAGAAGAAGGACCTCGTTACTTATCCTCTACTGCAGTAGTTATTGCTGAACTTCTGAAGATTTTGGCCTGTGTTCTGTTGGTCTACAAAGACAGCA AGTGCAATTTGCGGACTCTGAACAGAGTGCTACATGATGAAATCCTTAATAAACCCATGGAAACTCTTAAACTTGCTATTCCTTCAGGAATTTATACACTTCAGAATAACTTGCTGTATGTAGCATTGTCAAACCTAGATGCAGCCACATACCAG GTTACATATCAACTGAAAATTCTTACCACAGCATTGTTTTCTGTGTCCATGTTGAGCAAGAAATTGGGTGTATACCAGTGGCTTTCGTTAGTAATATTGATGACAGGAGTGGCATTTGTGCAG TGGCCTTCAGACTCTCAAGCAACAGCTGCTAAGGAACATTCAGCAGGATCTCAATTTGTAGGCCTGATCGCAGTTCTTATAGCATGCTTTTCTAGTGGATTTGCTGGGgtttattttgagaaaattttaaaggaaactaaGCAATCTGTGTGGATCAGAAACATTCAGCTTG GATTTTTTGGTAGCATATTTGGACTGATGGGTGTATACATTTATGATGGAGAACAACTGTCAAAGAATGGATTTTTTCAAGGATACAATAAACTTACCTGGATAGTTGTTGTTCTACAG GCACTTGGAGGGCTGGTGATTGCTGCTGTTATAAAATACGCGGACAACATTTTAAAGGGATTTGCAACCTCTCTCTCTATTATACTGTCAACGCTGATCTCCTATTTCTGGCTGCAAGATTTTGTCCCTACAAG TGTCTTTTTCTTCGGAGCGGTCCTTGTAATAGCAGCTACTTTCCTATACGGTTATGATCCCAAACCCGCAGGAAATCCCATTAAGGCATAG